The DNA window TCCAGCAAGACATGGCCTGGGCAGATAAATTTAATAGTTTTTTATACAACACCCGTGAAAGGGTACTGCGTTCCTATAGAAATGTATTGGGCCTGGCAACGCTTATTGCCATATCAATTCTCATTGTAATATATGGCTTTGAACTTAGCCAAAAAACAATTGAAATATTATTCAATGTATTGGATCTGATTTTTGGCCTGTTTGTTTTTAGTTTCTTGCTACGACTTTTATTTAATTTCCAAAGATGGCAGTTTATCAGGGAAAATATAACTGAAAGTTTAGCCATGCTGATAATTCTTCTGCATGGAATTACCAATTTGCTTCTCCCATTTGTACCCATTGAAACCCTTTTAAAATCAATTGGCTTTATCAATTATCCCAATGTTTACAGAGTGCTTGTAACAATGTTTTTGCTCTTTATCATTGGAATTGACTTTGTAAAAACCGGAACAAGCAACATTTTTAAGAAGGTAAGCCCTCCAACATTTTTCATATTGAGTTTTTTGGCGCTTATCGTATTGGGTACTATCCTTCTCGTTTTACCCAAAATGTCGGTAGAAGAAGGAAGTATGGATCTTGTAGATGCCCTTTTTACCGCAGTAAGTGCTTCCTGCGTTACCGGCCTGATCGTGGTTGATACGGCGAGTTATTTTACCTTTCAGGGACAGATTGTTTTACTCTTTCTTATGCAATTGGGTGGACTGGGAATAATTTCCTTTGCAACATTTTTTGCATTTTATATTGGTCAGGGCGTTGGTATTCGACAGCAGTCATTAATTCAGGACTTCATGAGCTCTGAAAGCATATTTTCAACACAAGGATTAATTCGACAAATCATCTTTTTTACCCTCTTTATTGAAATGTTTGGAGCCTTTTTATTATTCGCATCCTGGGACCCATCTGTGGAATTTAAAGATCTTGGGGAAAGGCTTTTTTATTCGGTATTTCATTCCGTCTCTGCTTTTTGCAATGCAGGATTTGCCTTATTTCCCGAAGGGTATTATACAGAGCAATTGAGATTCGCCTATTTCCATCATTTGATTCTGGCTGCTTTAATTATAATGGGAGGTCTGGGATTTGGAACACTGCAGGATTTGTTTTCACCGCATAAACTCAGGGAAAGAATGGAAAAACCCTGGGTTGATTGGAAACTGAGTACAAAAGTGGTTTTATATACCTCAGGGGCTTTAATCATCATTGGTATGATTATGATTTTACTTTTGGAAAACGACAATACTTTAAAGGGTTTGCAGACCTCTGAG is part of the Hyphobacterium sp. CCMP332 genome and encodes:
- a CDS encoding ATPase yields the protein MAWADKFNSFLYNTRERVLRSYRNVLGLATLIAISILIVIYGFELSQKTIEILFNVLDLIFGLFVFSFLLRLLFNFQRWQFIRENITESLAMLIILLHGITNLLLPFVPIETLLKSIGFINYPNVYRVLVTMFLLFIIGIDFVKTGTSNIFKKVSPPTFFILSFLALIVLGTILLVLPKMSVEEGSMDLVDALFTAVSASCVTGLIVVDTASYFTFQGQIVLLFLMQLGGLGIISFATFFAFYIGQGVGIRQQSLIQDFMSSESIFSTQGLIRQIIFFTLFIEMFGAFLLFASWDPSVEFKDLGERLFYSVFHSVSAFCNAGFALFPEGYYTEQLRFAYFHHLILAALIIMGGLGFGTLQDLFSPHKLRERMEKPWVDWKLSTKVVLYTSGALIIIGMIMILLLENDNTLKGLQTSEKIIDSFFLSVTSRTAGFNTLDTASLKLPTLIFVIFLMFIGASPGSTGGGIKTSTFLLIFVSVIATIKGKDSIDLGKRSIPSALLYKALTVFAFASTYNLLGVFVLSIAEPEIAIFDLVFEHVSAFATVGLSTGITSELSDMGKLIIMISMFLGRIGTLTLAVALAGYKEQPSFRYPTAHLMIG